Proteins encoded together in one Planctomycetaceae bacterium window:
- a CDS encoding integrin alpha, whose product MLLAATNPLPLSSLNGTNGFRLDGVGVDDWSGYSVSDVGDVNADGFDDLVIGASSADPGGKQNAGSSYVVFGRSGGFTSGSDLSALNGLNGFRIDGIDVGDNSGRSVNTAGDVNGDGFDDLIIGAFFGDAGASNAGEVYVVFGKSGGFASAINLSALDGAVGFRLDGIDIDDRAGVSVSGAGDVNGDGFDDLIIGAYFADVGANSSGESYVVFGKSGGFGSAIDLSALNGSNGFRLDGIDAGDLSGISVSTAGDVNGDGFGDVIVGASFGKAGVNAVGDSYVVFGASAGFASAVDLATLDGTTGFRVDGVDVDDSAGRAVSSAGDVNGDGFDDLIIGAYRSDISGLNSGQSYVVFGKSGGFASAIELSALNGTNGFRIDGKNAGDQSGWSVSGAGDTNGDGFDDLIIGARCLRIRA is encoded by the coding sequence ATGCTGCTCGCCGCCACCAACCCGCTGCCGCTGTCGAGCCTGAACGGCACGAACGGCTTCCGGCTTGATGGTGTTGGTGTGGATGACTGGTCGGGCTACTCGGTGAGCGACGTTGGCGACGTGAACGCTGATGGCTTCGACGACTTGGTTATCGGTGCATCCTCAGCCGACCCCGGCGGAAAGCAGAACGCCGGTTCAAGCTACGTCGTGTTCGGCAGGTCCGGCGGCTTCACGTCCGGATCCGACCTTTCAGCCCTGAACGGATTGAATGGCTTCCGCATTGACGGCATCGATGTCGGTGACAACTCAGGCCGTTCCGTGAACACCGCAGGCGACGTAAATGGCGATGGATTTGACGATCTGATTATCGGAGCGTTCTTCGGAGATGCCGGGGCAAGTAACGCCGGCGAAGTCTATGTCGTGTTTGGGAAATCCGGTGGTTTTGCGTCTGCGATTAACCTGTCGGCGCTCGATGGCGCGGTCGGCTTCCGGCTTGACGGGATTGACATCGACGACCGAGCCGGTGTCTCCGTAAGTGGCGCCGGCGACGTGAACGGCGACGGATTCGACGACCTGATCATCGGAGCGTATTTCGCAGATGTGGGTGCGAATAGCTCCGGTGAGAGCTACGTCGTGTTCGGAAAGTCGGGCGGTTTCGGTTCAGCGATTGACCTCTCGGCTCTCAACGGCTCCAACGGATTTCGCCTTGACGGAATTGATGCTGGTGACTTGTCCGGCATTTCGGTGAGCACTGCAGGTGACGTCAACGGAGACGGGTTTGGCGACGTTATTGTTGGAGCGAGTTTCGGCAAGGCCGGTGTCAACGCCGTGGGCGATAGCTATGTGGTGTTTGGGGCTTCGGCCGGCTTTGCATCGGCAGTTGATCTCGCAACGCTCGATGGGACCACAGGATTCCGCGTCGACGGAGTCGACGTTGACGACTCTGCAGGCCGAGCCGTGAGCAGCGCTGGCGATGTGAACGGCGATGGCTTCGATGATCTGATCATTGGAGCGTATCGATCGGATATCAGCGGCCTCAACAGCGGTCAGAGCTACGTAGTGTTTGGGAAGTCCGGCGGTTTCGCCTCGGCGATTGAACTGTCGGCTCTGAATGGAACAAATGGATTCCGCATCGACGGAAAGAACGCCGGTGATCAATCAGGCTGGTCGGTTTCAGGCGCTGGCGATACGAATGGAGACGGCTTCGACGATCTGATCATCGGCGCGCGTTGTTTGCGGATCCGGGCATGA
- a CDS encoding integrin alpha: MSNAGETYVVFGKPGSFASALNLSGLDGVNGFRVEGIDIDDSSGVSVSGAGDVNGDGFDDLIIGAFLGDPGAGNAGETYVVFGGNFTGGAETLVGTDGGDTLTAVQGAGAVDILIGGRGGDVLISDGGADVLRGGEGDDVLAIPDVDFSSTRRLLGGNGIDTLRLDGSSLTLDLTAIPDNRIVDVEEINLGTASGNTLVVSALEVRNLSTHSNTLTVLGTGSTVQFADGGWSAPTTVTISGTSFLQYTNGSAVLNVQSGLDVPVAAISLGSLNGTTGFRLDGIDENDVSGTFVSGAGDFNGDGFDDLIVGAFLADPGGRTDAGETYVVFGRSGGFTSAISLSSLNGSNGFRIDGIDANDLSAHVVSTAGDVNGDGLDDLIIGAFRADVGAADTREGESYVVFGKSSGIGSALALSGLTAADGFRIDGINAGDESGGAVSAAGDFNGDGFDDLIISAYKAHPFGISNTGETYLLYGKSAFGSSVSLGSLSAGDGFRMAPNSAANAGDGFGRSVSGAGDVNGDGYADLIVGAWLADAGGAADSGQSYVVFGRSSGYAGLQNVNFLTNGINGFRIDGVAPGGRMGTSVSGTGDINGDGLDDLILGAYLTDPAGNTDAGQTFVIFGRSTGFPATISVSSLDGTNGFRLDGVDALDKSGFSISGAGDVNADGFDDLLIGALAADGGGNTDAGESYLVFGTAAGFASVISLDVLDGTNGILITGAAAGDLSGISVSSAFDVNGDGYDDVLIGAYHAAVGASANAGATYVVFGGTSPAERKLRLAPMPGTR; encoded by the coding sequence ATGAGCAACGCAGGCGAGACATATGTTGTCTTTGGAAAGCCGGGCAGCTTTGCGTCTGCGTTGAACCTGTCGGGACTCGACGGTGTGAACGGATTTCGAGTCGAAGGAATTGACATCGACGACAGCTCAGGCGTCTCGGTCAGCGGTGCTGGGGATGTGAACGGCGATGGCTTCGATGATCTGATCATTGGAGCGTTTCTTGGAGATCCCGGGGCGGGCAACGCCGGCGAAACCTATGTCGTGTTTGGCGGCAATTTCACGGGTGGAGCTGAGACACTGGTTGGCACCGATGGCGGGGACACGCTGACGGCGGTTCAGGGTGCGGGAGCGGTTGACATTCTGATCGGGGGCCGCGGCGGCGATGTTCTGATCAGTGACGGCGGTGCCGATGTCCTGCGCGGTGGCGAAGGCGATGACGTGCTGGCGATTCCCGACGTTGACTTTAGCAGCACGCGTCGTCTGCTTGGTGGCAACGGCATCGACACGCTGCGGCTGGATGGCAGCAGTCTGACGCTCGATCTGACGGCGATTCCTGATAACCGCATCGTTGATGTGGAGGAAATCAATCTGGGAACGGCGTCCGGCAACACCCTGGTTGTGTCGGCTCTGGAAGTTCGCAACCTGTCGACCCACAGCAACACGCTGACCGTGCTTGGCACCGGTAGCACGGTGCAGTTCGCCGACGGCGGCTGGTCGGCACCGACAACAGTCACCATCAGCGGCACCAGCTTTCTGCAGTACACGAATGGCAGTGCGGTCCTGAATGTCCAGTCCGGACTGGATGTGCCGGTTGCAGCCATCAGTCTGGGGTCCCTGAACGGTACGACGGGGTTTCGGTTAGATGGGATTGACGAGAATGACGTGTCGGGGACTTTTGTGTCCGGTGCGGGTGATTTTAACGGCGACGGGTTCGACGATCTGATTGTCGGAGCCTTCCTGGCGGATCCCGGCGGCCGGACGGATGCCGGCGAAACCTATGTCGTGTTTGGCAGGTCAGGAGGGTTTACGTCGGCGATCTCCCTGAGTTCGCTCAACGGCAGCAACGGCTTCCGGATTGACGGAATCGACGCCAATGATCTGTCGGCACACGTCGTCTCGACCGCGGGAGACGTGAATGGCGACGGCCTGGACGATCTGATCATCGGAGCCTTCCGTGCAGACGTCGGGGCTGCGGACACGAGGGAAGGCGAGAGCTACGTCGTCTTCGGGAAGTCCAGTGGCATCGGGTCGGCGCTGGCCCTGAGCGGCCTGACGGCCGCCGACGGGTTCCGGATCGACGGGATCAATGCCGGTGACGAATCCGGCGGAGCGGTCTCGGCGGCCGGTGACTTCAATGGTGACGGTTTCGATGACCTGATCATCTCAGCGTACAAGGCTCACCCGTTTGGCATCAGCAACACCGGTGAAACGTATCTGTTGTACGGCAAGTCGGCGTTTGGTTCCTCCGTATCACTGGGCAGTCTGAGTGCCGGCGATGGTTTCCGAATGGCACCAAATTCCGCAGCGAACGCCGGGGATGGATTCGGCAGGTCCGTTTCCGGTGCCGGCGATGTGAACGGAGACGGCTACGCCGACCTGATCGTGGGAGCCTGGCTGGCGGATGCCGGTGGCGCGGCGGACAGTGGTCAGAGCTACGTGGTGTTCGGCCGCTCCAGCGGTTACGCCGGGCTTCAGAACGTGAATTTTCTGACGAACGGCATCAACGGATTCCGGATTGATGGTGTGGCCCCCGGCGGACGAATGGGTACCAGCGTCTCAGGAACCGGGGACATCAACGGAGACGGGCTGGATGATCTGATTCTCGGGGCTTACCTGACAGACCCCGCCGGGAATACGGATGCCGGTCAGACGTTCGTGATCTTCGGCCGGTCGACGGGCTTTCCGGCCACGATTTCGGTGTCCTCGCTGGACGGCACGAACGGGTTTCGGCTGGACGGAGTCGATGCATTGGACAAGTCCGGCTTCTCCATTTCGGGTGCCGGTGACGTGAACGCCGACGGCTTCGATGACCTGCTGATCGGGGCTCTCGCGGCGGATGGCGGTGGAAACACGGATGCCGGCGAATCGTATCTCGTGTTTGGTACGGCGGCGGGATTTGCGTCTGTCATTTCGCTGGATGTGCTGGACGGTACCAACGGAATTCTCATCACCGGTGCGGCTGCCGGTGACCTTTCGGGCATTTCGGTATCGTCGGCGTTTGATGTGAACGGCGACGGCTACGATGACGTCCTGATCGGAGCCTACCACGCCGCCGTCGGGGCATCCGCAAATGCTGGTGCGACGTACGTGGTGTTTGGGGGAACTTCACCGGCGGAGCGGAAACTCAGGTTGGCACCGATGCCGGGGACACGCTGA
- a CDS encoding ECF-type sigma factor, with translation MAPDADFQNAHTGITELLFRVQRSRDEDAVNRLWNVYFRQLARVAKKLLRNSPNAVHDGEDAALSAFHSFIQRAEDGRLTPVANRDELWRLLVTITLRKVQRRYEHAAAKKRRMPDDLSKRIRGSEAHIVEQLRIEMRDLLASLPDDTLHTIAVMQLEGHSISEIAESLGVARTTIDRKLRRIRALWSRQTGDSEDTTP, from the coding sequence ATGGCTCCAGATGCAGATTTCCAAAATGCTCACACTGGTATTACCGAATTGCTGTTTCGAGTTCAGCGGTCGCGGGATGAAGATGCTGTCAACCGCCTGTGGAACGTCTACTTCCGGCAACTTGCCCGCGTGGCGAAGAAGCTCCTGAGAAATTCGCCGAATGCCGTACACGACGGTGAAGATGCGGCGCTGAGTGCATTCCACAGTTTTATTCAGCGGGCCGAAGACGGCCGCCTGACACCCGTCGCAAACCGGGATGAACTCTGGCGGCTGCTGGTCACGATCACGCTTCGCAAGGTCCAGCGCCGGTACGAACACGCCGCGGCAAAGAAACGACGGATGCCGGACGATCTCTCGAAGCGTATCCGCGGATCGGAGGCACACATCGTCGAACAGCTCCGCATTGAGATGCGTGACCTGCTGGCCAGCCTGCCTGACGACACGCTTCACACGATCGCTGTGATGCAGTTGGAAGGACATTCCATTTCGGAAATCGCCGAGTCGCTGGGTGTCGCCCGAACGACCATTGACCGCAAGCTGAGGCGCATTCGGGCTTTGTGGTCGCGCCAGACCGGCGACTCAGAAGACACGACGCCGTAG
- a CDS encoding FG-GAP repeat protein: protein MCRLWKSAILSGHTNTLTVRGTGSTVLFTDGGWSAPTAVTLSGTSFLQYTNGSAILNVQSALAPRLAVISLASLNGTTGFRLDGVAAFDFSGRSVNYAGDVNGDGFDDLIIGASDADPRGNASAVLATSCLENLLVSHRRSTCQRWMARMAFGSTGR from the coding sequence TTGTGTCGGCTCTGGAAGTCCGCAATCCTGTCCGGCCACACCAACACGCTGACCGTGCGAGGCACCGGCAGCACCGTGCTGTTCACCGACGGCGGCTGGTCCGCACCCACAGCAGTCACCCTCAGCGGCACCAGCTTCCTGCAATACACCAACGGCTCAGCTATCCTGAACGTGCAGTCCGCACTGGCACCGCGACTCGCAGTCATCAGTCTGGCGTCACTCAACGGGACGACCGGATTCCGACTGGATGGCGTCGCGGCTTTTGATTTTTCCGGCCGATCAGTGAACTATGCCGGCGACGTGAACGGCGACGGTTTCGACGACCTGATTATCGGAGCTTCCGATGCCGATCCCCGTGGCAACGCCAGCGCGGTTCTTGCTACGTCGTGTTTGGAAAATCTGCTGGTCTCGCATCGGCGATCGACCTGTCAGCGCTGGATGGCACGAATGGCTTTCGGCTCGACGGGACGGTGA
- a CDS encoding serine/threonine-protein kinase: protein MTSESHSWSRIDAVCDEFELAWQNGSAPVVPEWLDLVDAELRSALLSELIRIDLEYRMRAGQTELSLAEYVQSLGIDLSGISRMRSSFRKASRATDDAAFPSTIAQVLPSLTLAARGPSPALPDRFGNYEIIQVLGGGGMGIVYKARQLSPDRFVALKTLPLLKASDPQALARFEAEIAAIGRLNHPGIVTVFEAGNADGLPYFSMSLVDGKPLSTHLRNEPMSSRATGELALQLADALRYAHSEGIVHRDIKPGNVLIDGAGRPLLSDFGLAKCLESGDPLTESGLVLGTAAYMPPEQASGIAESATPAADIYSVGATIYHCLTGRPPFQAAKPVEVFRQVLESDPVSPRLVNPDVDIDLETICLKCLDKNPGRRFATAAELRAELQRYLNGEPILSRRLGFAGRCVRYGRRHPTTIAAFVLAVCLLVLVSAGIPLLFLMQAERDAAVVQADIQRYFSLDNEARRKSSEKPPGWTWEVLDLLRSAAELDVDGKDPVQIRSHIATALITPDVRLRKILPIDSQLGGLACTRDGRFVAMAEIRGRPICRVHVVEIVRQGDGDIAIAPWFTCDFDTTPASSNRPDGFRSVCLSPDGNRVAAGTRNGELLEWTRSDDGTAVLNCHISIGERKQGITQVSYSMNGERIYFLEGDDLRFCELHPTTRQVNTLYPARLHDFIVRPDGSVLLGDNYGLNFFDTTLIGKQLWDLLPNGLSKNRTMRLWDSSDSSILTAWVEDPEELHTDSPSASHNWIFDASTGFPGIPLPSIGLSNDGGTPPYGFDFAQSIVAGGIHSASDVPGAIREGGIGIGIWDALAGTPQCTYSFSQADNPLVTVLARSSLALTTGHSEARLLELRTASALADQSISAGNVAFRVVAPGGLPVSAFAISDTGNRLATMEYAVRTGRVRLIDCNTGKQILQWLLLGDHGSWRAPHFDTSGLAVNSDLSVSVAIDEPGTLFSLTSDGLAPIPGVASEFIPLAMTSESKRSHSYEAAPLADFNQNFALMRPYVTAKFLDCPHPQNEKLIVRIRSGPEEVEQEFRPYPAEVGADTWYVCDFSPLETENVQRHGVTVEITPQVSDLATVESRTKGPKIFIGQVGLVPVRPRTQADYFAGPVTRTPDGSVVGIDDEVRMLRWESLDAAPIFEWTDPINDHTSIRAIAAGGGRLLFGNRWGHVGLLEPDNTVRFVNRVSNVDQTAPTGEDIDCVAISGSEDRGVVTNRSGETILYSLERGQEREIGRFQIHAGRTTALALSSDGSLMASASAAGELKLSAWHEDLPNLLCEIQLPGNPAADMKFAPDDSRLFVRCDRERGVRIVEINALRQVFRQYGVDW, encoded by the coding sequence ATGACAAGCGAGTCGCATTCATGGTCGCGGATTGATGCCGTCTGCGACGAATTCGAGCTGGCGTGGCAGAACGGTTCGGCTCCGGTGGTTCCGGAATGGCTGGACCTCGTCGACGCCGAACTTCGATCGGCTCTGCTGTCTGAACTGATCCGCATCGATCTTGAATACCGCATGCGCGCGGGACAGACAGAACTCTCGCTGGCGGAATACGTTCAGAGTCTTGGTATCGACCTCTCTGGCATCAGCAGGATGCGGTCGTCATTTCGAAAGGCATCCCGAGCGACAGATGACGCCGCCTTCCCGTCGACGATCGCGCAGGTGCTTCCGAGTCTCACGCTGGCGGCCAGGGGGCCGTCACCCGCGCTTCCGGATCGATTTGGAAACTACGAGATCATCCAGGTTCTTGGCGGAGGCGGCATGGGAATTGTCTACAAGGCACGGCAACTCAGCCCGGATCGCTTTGTGGCACTCAAAACGCTGCCACTGCTGAAGGCATCAGATCCGCAGGCTCTGGCGCGCTTCGAAGCGGAGATCGCGGCGATCGGCCGACTGAATCATCCGGGAATCGTCACCGTCTTCGAAGCAGGAAACGCCGATGGCCTGCCCTATTTTTCAATGTCACTCGTCGACGGAAAACCGCTGAGTACACACCTGCGGAATGAGCCGATGAGTTCGCGAGCAACGGGCGAATTGGCTCTGCAACTGGCCGACGCTCTTCGTTACGCCCACAGCGAAGGCATTGTTCATCGCGACATCAAGCCGGGCAACGTGTTGATCGACGGAGCGGGACGACCGCTGCTCAGCGACTTCGGTCTGGCAAAGTGCCTGGAAAGCGGTGATCCGCTGACGGAATCGGGTCTTGTCCTGGGCACAGCGGCCTATATGCCACCGGAGCAGGCATCGGGGATTGCTGAATCGGCGACACCGGCGGCTGACATCTATTCCGTGGGAGCCACCATTTACCATTGCCTGACAGGACGACCGCCATTTCAGGCAGCGAAGCCGGTGGAGGTGTTTCGACAGGTCCTGGAATCGGACCCGGTTTCCCCGCGACTCGTCAATCCGGACGTGGACATCGACCTGGAGACGATCTGTCTGAAATGCCTGGACAAGAATCCTGGCAGGCGATTTGCGACTGCTGCGGAACTCAGGGCCGAGCTGCAGCGCTATCTGAATGGAGAGCCAATTCTGTCACGGCGGCTGGGTTTCGCTGGTCGGTGCGTTCGGTACGGCAGACGTCATCCGACAACGATTGCTGCTTTCGTACTTGCCGTTTGCCTGCTCGTACTGGTCAGTGCCGGCATCCCGCTCTTGTTTCTGATGCAGGCCGAACGCGATGCCGCCGTTGTGCAGGCCGATATTCAGCGATACTTCAGTCTCGACAATGAGGCTCGCCGCAAGAGCAGCGAAAAGCCGCCCGGCTGGACCTGGGAAGTTCTGGACCTGTTACGTTCAGCCGCTGAACTGGATGTCGACGGAAAGGACCCGGTTCAGATTCGCTCGCACATTGCCACCGCCCTGATTACTCCCGACGTGCGTCTCAGGAAGATACTGCCCATTGACTCACAGCTCGGCGGGTTGGCATGCACGAGGGACGGGCGATTTGTTGCTATGGCGGAAATCCGGGGCCGTCCGATCTGCCGCGTCCATGTCGTGGAGATTGTTCGTCAGGGAGACGGGGATATTGCGATTGCTCCCTGGTTCACGTGCGATTTTGATACGACTCCGGCATCGTCCAACCGTCCAGACGGTTTCCGAAGTGTCTGCCTGTCGCCAGATGGCAATCGAGTCGCTGCAGGCACCCGAAACGGCGAACTGCTGGAATGGACGCGTTCCGATGACGGCACGGCAGTTCTGAATTGCCACATTTCAATCGGTGAACGTAAGCAGGGCATTACTCAAGTTTCCTATTCGATGAACGGGGAGCGAATCTATTTTCTAGAGGGCGATGACCTGAGGTTCTGCGAACTGCATCCGACGACGCGGCAGGTCAATACTCTGTACCCGGCCAGACTCCACGACTTTATTGTTCGGCCTGATGGGAGCGTGCTTCTCGGAGACAATTACGGTCTGAATTTCTTCGACACAACCCTAATTGGAAAACAGCTCTGGGACCTGCTGCCGAACGGATTATCGAAGAACCGGACCATGCGACTTTGGGATTCCAGCGACTCATCGATTCTGACCGCGTGGGTCGAGGATCCCGAGGAACTGCACACAGACTCACCGAGTGCCAGTCACAATTGGATTTTCGACGCGTCGACCGGATTTCCCGGAATTCCACTTCCTTCCATTGGGCTTTCCAACGACGGTGGAACGCCGCCATACGGCTTCGATTTCGCGCAAAGTATTGTTGCAGGTGGTATTCATTCCGCCAGCGATGTTCCGGGGGCCATACGAGAAGGAGGAATCGGAATTGGTATTTGGGACGCCCTGGCCGGAACCCCGCAATGCACTTATTCGTTCAGTCAGGCAGACAACCCTCTCGTGACAGTGCTCGCCCGTTCGAGCCTCGCACTCACGACCGGACACTCTGAAGCCAGACTCCTGGAACTCAGGACGGCATCAGCCCTGGCGGATCAGTCGATTTCCGCAGGAAACGTCGCATTCAGGGTGGTGGCCCCTGGTGGTTTGCCTGTCTCTGCGTTCGCAATCAGTGACACGGGCAACCGACTGGCCACCATGGAATACGCCGTCCGCACCGGCCGCGTACGGTTGATTGACTGCAACACGGGAAAACAGATTCTCCAGTGGCTGTTGCTCGGAGATCACGGGTCGTGGAGAGCACCGCATTTCGATACATCGGGATTGGCTGTCAATTCGGATCTGTCTGTGTCAGTGGCTATTGATGAACCAGGGACTCTGTTTTCGCTGACGTCCGATGGTCTCGCACCGATCCCGGGAGTGGCGAGTGAGTTCATTCCGCTGGCTATGACATCGGAATCCAAACGCAGTCATTCGTATGAAGCAGCACCGCTGGCGGATTTCAATCAGAACTTTGCGCTTATGAGACCCTATGTAACGGCAAAGTTCCTGGACTGCCCGCATCCACAGAACGAGAAGCTGATCGTCAGAATTCGATCGGGTCCGGAAGAAGTCGAACAGGAATTCAGGCCTTATCCTGCGGAGGTCGGAGCCGACACCTGGTATGTCTGTGACTTTTCTCCGCTCGAAACCGAAAACGTCCAGCGGCACGGTGTGACCGTTGAAATCACTCCGCAGGTCAGCGATCTCGCCACGGTAGAATCACGTACGAAAGGCCCAAAGATCTTCATTGGACAAGTGGGGCTCGTCCCCGTTCGGCCGAGAACGCAGGCGGACTATTTCGCCGGACCTGTGACCAGGACTCCTGACGGCTCCGTCGTGGGGATCGACGACGAGGTTCGAATGCTGCGATGGGAATCGCTGGATGCAGCACCTATTTTCGAATGGACGGATCCGATCAACGATCACACCAGTATCCGGGCGATCGCTGCCGGCGGCGGAAGACTCCTGTTCGGTAATCGCTGGGGGCACGTGGGACTGCTTGAGCCGGACAACACGGTCCGATTCGTCAACCGAGTCAGCAACGTCGATCAAACTGCGCCGACGGGCGAGGATATCGACTGCGTCGCCATCTCAGGTTCGGAGGATCGGGGCGTGGTGACGAACCGCAGCGGCGAAACGATCCTGTACAGTCTGGAACGTGGCCAGGAACGCGAGATCGGCCGCTTCCAGATTCACGCAGGCCGCACGACCGCGCTCGCACTGAGTTCGGACGGCAGTCTGATGGCATCCGCGTCGGCAGCCGGAGAACTGAAACTGTCGGCATGGCACGAGGATTTACCGAACCTGCTGTGTGAAATACAACTCCCCGGAAACCCGGCCGCCGACATGAAGTTCGCCCCAGACGACTCAAGATTATTTGTCAGGTGCGATCGAGAACGGGGAGTGCGAATTGTCGAAATCAATGCGCTGCGGCAGGTGTTTCGTCAATACGGTGTCGACTGGTAG
- a CDS encoding integrin alpha translates to MDGVAALDQSGWSVSDVGDVNGDGFNDVVIGAFGADPGDKNAAGSSYVVFGGNFTGGAETQVGTDGGDTLTAVQGAGAVDILIGGRGGDVLISDGGPDVLRGGQGDDVLAIPDVDFSSTRRLLGGNGIDTLRLDGSGLTLDLTAIPDNRIVDIEEIDITGSGANILTLNRLEVLNISSHSNTLLVRRDGDDIVNIGTGWTQQADEIIGPETFNVYTQGAATLKVQAVAVPATIAGRHIFYNNSAYDFDSDPLTAPFGTGSAAADANDDFAIATDKSALQAGSKATFANYTSFSNGINGIMVDIADLAGTPTVSDFQFRIGNDNNPTGWSAAPAPTSITVRSGAGAGGSDRVTLIWPNNVIQKTWLQITVLATPNTGLASDDVFYFGNAIGETGDAPTANAFVNAVDRTRILNNPKTFLNRATVTDLHDINRDSLVNAIDRTIALNNGTTFLTDLNLIDLTGGGGGGAAAVGQPEAGTGIPGSSGIADSGQVSLVPMQSATVVPSASRQPTDIATLFSAVSGTAVDAVRDSIGPADTGPAIQLPLMSRGPSRSSSARRPAPARLETASVPAPVAEDRFPDFVGDVLDSLFGAEDERERLLGELLFLI, encoded by the coding sequence CTGGACGGGGTCGCGGCCTTAGATCAGTCCGGCTGGTCCGTCAGCGATGTCGGCGACGTGAACGGTGACGGCTTTAATGACGTGGTCATCGGGGCCTTCGGTGCCGATCCCGGTGATAAGAACGCAGCGGGTTCCAGCTACGTTGTGTTTGGCGGCAATTTTACCGGCGGCGCCGAAACGCAGGTTGGCACGGATGGTGGGGACACGCTGACGGCGGTTCAGGGAGCGGGAGCCGTTGACATTCTGATTGGCGGCCGCGGCGGCGATGTTCTGATCAGTGACGGCGGACCGGATGTGCTGCGCGGCGGCCAGGGTGATGACGTGCTGGCGATTCCGGACGTCGATTTCTCATCCACACGACGTCTGCTCGGCGGCAACGGAATCGACACGCTCCGACTGGATGGCAGCGGTCTGACACTCGACCTGACAGCCATCCCCGATAACCGCATCGTTGACATTGAGGAAATCGACATCACCGGCAGCGGTGCCAACATCCTGACGCTGAATCGGCTGGAGGTGCTGAACATCTCTTCGCATTCGAACACACTGCTGGTTCGCCGCGACGGAGACGACATCGTCAACATCGGCACAGGCTGGACTCAGCAGGCCGACGAAATCATCGGTCCGGAAACGTTCAACGTCTACACACAGGGAGCCGCCACGCTGAAGGTCCAGGCAGTCGCTGTCCCCGCAACGATCGCCGGTCGTCACATCTTCTACAACAACTCGGCCTACGACTTTGATTCGGACCCATTGACAGCTCCGTTCGGCACCGGCAGCGCCGCGGCAGATGCCAACGACGACTTTGCGATCGCCACGGATAAGTCCGCTCTGCAGGCCGGCAGCAAGGCCACATTTGCCAACTACACCAGCTTCAGCAATGGCATCAACGGCATCATGGTGGACATCGCCGATCTGGCCGGTACACCGACGGTGTCCGACTTTCAGTTCCGAATTGGCAACGACAACAACCCGACCGGCTGGTCCGCGGCCCCGGCTCCGACGAGCATTACGGTTCGCTCGGGTGCCGGGGCTGGCGGCTCCGATCGAGTCACGCTGATCTGGCCGAATAACGTCATCCAGAAGACCTGGCTGCAGATCACGGTCCTGGCGACGCCAAATACCGGACTGGCGAGCGACGATGTCTTCTACTTCGGAAACGCGATCGGCGAAACCGGCGATGCACCGACGGCCAACGCCTTCGTGAACGCGGTCGACCGAACGCGAATTCTGAATAATCCAAAAACGTTCCTGAACCGCGCGACCGTCACGGACCTGCACGACATCAATCGCGACAGTCTGGTCAATGCGATCGATCGCACGATTGCTCTGAACAACGGCACCACATTCCTGACCGACCTGAATCTGATCGATCTGACAGGTGGAGGCGGAGGCGGTGCAGCCGCTGTCGGTCAGCCGGAGGCCGGTACGGGAATTCCAGGATCGTCAGGGATCGCGGATTCCGGCCAGGTTTCGCTTGTTCCGATGCAATCGGCAACTGTCGTTCCGTCGGCATCACGACAACCGACGGACATCGCAACGCTGTTCAGCGCTGTCTCAGGCACTGCCGTCGATGCAGTGCGAGACTCGATTGGTCCGGCAGACACTGGCCCAGCGATCCAGCTTCCGTTGATGTCACGGGGACCTTCACGTTCGTCGTCCGCCAGACGACCGGCTCCTGCTCGACTCGAAACGGCATCCGTTCC